One Arcobacter sp. FWKO B genomic window, CCAAAAGCAAAAGCAAAAGCTGTTGTTGTTGAAGCTTCACTTGAAGTTGGAAGAGGTGCGGTATCAACAGTAATCGTACAAAATGGAACCCTTAGAGTAGGTGACCCTATAGTTGCTGATACTACTTATGGTAAAATTAAAGCTATTCATAATGACAAAGGTCAAAAAGTAAAAGAACTTAAGCTTAGCCAAACTGGACAAATATTAGGTTTAAATGAAGTTCCTTTTGCTGGAGCAGTAGTTGCTGTACAAGATAGTGAAAAAGAAGCTAAAGAGATAGCTACTAAAAGAGCTGAATTATCTCGTGCAAAAGAGCTTTCAAAATCAACAAAAGTATCTTTAGAAGAACTTAGTGGAATGATTGCTGAAGGAAAAATAAAATCACTTCCTGTAATAGTAAAAGCAGATGTTGCTGGTTCACTAGAAGCTATCAAATCAGCTTTAGAAGAGATAAGAAATGATGAAGTTAAAGTAAATGTAATACATAGTGGTATTGGTGGGATAAGTGAAAATGACCTTACACTTGCAAGTGCAAGTAGTAACTGTATAATATTAGGATTTAATATTAGACCAACAGGTCAAGTTAAAAATAAAGCTAAATCTTTAGGTATTGATATCAAAACATATACAGTAATTTATGATTTACTTGATGATGTAAGAGCTACACTTTCTGGTATGATGAGTGCTATTGTAAGAGAAGAAAATACAGGTCAAGCACAAGTTAGAGAAACATTCGTAGTACCAAAAGTTGGTACAGTAGCAGGATGTATTGTAAGTGATGGTAAAGTAATCAGAGGTGAGATGGCTAGAATTATCCGTGATGGTGTAATTGTTTATACTGGAAAAATTTCATCATTAAAAAGATTTAAAGATGATGTTAAAGAAGTTGGTAATGGTTATGAATGTGGTATTATGTTTGAAAAATTCAATGATATCAAGGTTAATGACTATATAGAAACATTTATCCAAATAAAAGAACAAGCTAGTATATAACTATGAAATCAGTAAACCTTCAACGAACAGAATCCTTACTGATGGAGCTGATTCCAAGTGCATTAAGTGAGCTAAGTGATAGCAGAATTAATTCTCTTGCTATTACTGCTGTTGATTGTAAAAATGGAAAATATGATGCAACTGTCTATTTTGATGGAAGTGATTATAATAAAGATGAAATTAAAGAGATTATATCACTCCTAAATAGAGCAAATGGGAGAATCAGATCTTATGTTCTTGCATCAACAAGTTGGTACAAGTGTCCAAATTTTAAATTTCAAAGTGATGATAGCTTAGAAAAAATACATAAAATAGATAAATTGTTTGATATGATAGCTAAAGGGAAAAAAGATGGAGAATAATGAACTAAATAATGCTCTAGAAACTGCTATAAAAGGGTGTGGAGTTGATTTATATGATATTGAAAGACTAAAAGAAAATGAAAACAATATCTTAAGAGTTTCTATTACATCACCTGATGGAGTAACACTTGATAAATGTGCAGAAGTTAGTAGTATAATATCTCCAATTTTAGATATATATGATCCAATGAGTGACAAATATAATCTTGAAGTTAGCTCACCAGGAATAGAGAGAAAATTGAAAATACCAAATCACTTTAAAGCTAGTATTGGTGAATTGGTAGAAATAAAAAGCTTTGATAAAACTAAAATAAAGGGTAAGCTATTAGAAGCTGATGATACTAAAATAAAAGTAGAGCAGATCGATAGTAAAGAGGTTATTGAGTTTTCATACAGTGATATATCTGTAGCAAAAACATATTTCCAATGGTAATAGATGATGATTTTTATATGTCTCTTGCTATACAAGAGGCATGGAATTATCAACTTTTAACATACCCTAATCCAGCAGTTGGTTCAGTTGTTGTTGATAATGGGCAAATACTTTCTATACAAGCACACAAAGAAGCAAATACTCCTCATGCTGAAGTTTTGGCACTTAAAGAAGCTTATCTAAAAAAAAATCCAAAATCTAAGTTAGCACAAATTACAGATTCTTTTGAAATACATAA contains:
- a CDS encoding ribosome maturation factor RimP, which codes for MENNELNNALETAIKGCGVDLYDIERLKENENNILRVSITSPDGVTLDKCAEVSSIISPILDIYDPMSDKYNLEVSSPGIERKLKIPNHFKASIGELVEIKSFDKTKIKGKLLEADDTKIKVEQIDSKEVIEFSYSDISVAKTYFQW
- the rbfA gene encoding 30S ribosome-binding factor RbfA; this encodes MKSVNLQRTESLLMELIPSALSELSDSRINSLAITAVDCKNGKYDATVYFDGSDYNKDEIKEIISLLNRANGRIRSYVLASTSWYKCPNFKFQSDDSLEKIHKIDKLFDMIAKGKKDGE